The following are encoded in a window of Anopheles stephensi strain Indian chromosome X, UCI_ANSTEP_V1.0, whole genome shotgun sequence genomic DNA:
- the LOC118507222 gene encoding uncharacterized protein LOC118507222 produces MASKKMRTDGSLSKKRRQYMEQLEREGQAEQQANLPGPSVVSSVQRPELDANTTVEPLHAATGERVSGNHTEKITINSSGGVAGDERGVQYSSVDQEADTDFDVHEDSDCQDDVEDIYMKSDTTYSFFDNITLAEGLRYIAVTKNLSRSTVNMILALLRRKLNVLLPTDSRTLLKTPSQISVDGLPLHNSSARQLWPILMKVEELPEAPVMLVGTYCGYTKPDNIEQYLRPLVTEINELHERGLMFGDKMVHTKLCMFITDSPARCFVNATIIFVGKHSCLKCSCVGVHEANKMDSKKQDTNNNNLPLPPQEDKKYLFLYKMIADVEVQLTAQNKKLDQLTTKMEQLKQTIMNHPSGIGSPATAISTPAFSTALLQQSLKPQYKRNAKK; encoded by the exons ATGGCTTCGAAAAAAATGCGGACTGATGGAAGCTTGTCCAAAAAACGCCGTCAGTACATGGAACAGTTAGAACGTGAAGGGCAAGCGGAGCAGCAAGCCAATCTTCCGGGGCCAAGCGTTGTATCCAGTGTACAAAGGCCGGAGCTGGATGCTAACACTACTG TTGAACCATTGCACGCTGCAACAGGTGAAAGAGTTTCGGGCAATCACACCGAGAAGATCACTATAAATTCTTCGGGAGGTGTAGCAGGTGATGAAAGAGGCGTTCAGTATAGTTCCGTGGATCAGGAAGCCGATACGGATTTCGACGTGCACGAGGACAGCGATTGTCAGGACGATGTCGAAGATATATACATGAAGAGCGACACCACCTATAGTTTCTTCGATAACATAACGCTGGCAGAAGGGCTTCGTTATATTGCCGTCACGAAGAATTTATCGCGGTCAACCGTCAACATGATACTGGCCCTACTTCGAAGAAAACTAAATGTGTTGCTGCCAACGGATTCGCGCACCTTGCTGAAAACGCCTTCCCAA ATTTCCGTCGACGGATTACCGCTTCATAATAGTTCGGCAAGGCAACTATGGCCGATTCTTATGAAGGTTGAGGAACTGCCAGAAGCCCCGGTAATGTTAGTTGGGACATATTGCGGATACACCAAGCCGGACAACATCGAGCAGTATTTGCGGCCACTCGTGACGGAAATAAATGAACTGCATGAGAGAGGTTTGATGTTCGGCGATAAAATGGTGCATACTAAACTATGTATGTTTATCACGGATTCACCTGCTCGCTGTTTTGTCAACG CTACCATTATCTTCGTTGGAAAACATAGCTGCCTGAAATGTTCCTGCGTTGGAGTGCACGAAGCGAACAAG ATGGATTCCAAGAAGCAGGATACAAATAATAACAACTTGCCGCTACCGCCACAGGAAGACAAGAAGTACCTGTTTCTCTATAAAATGATTGCAGATGTTGAAGTGCAGTTGaccgcacaaaacaaaaagttggATCAATTGACCACGAAAATGGAGCAATTGAAACAGACGATTATGAACCATCCCAGTGGCATCGGTagcccagcaacagcaattaGTACTCCAGCCTTCAGCACA
- the LOC118514081 gene encoding uncharacterized protein LOC118514081: MIVGTFGGSKKPGSLEEFLRPLVEEINDLQRRGLKFGDKQISFSLRAFIADSPMRAALKAAMSFNAKHGCLKCTCVGTSIEVGPDSRKMIFDSINAEPRTDAGFRQRLDPLHHKEWRTPLEDIDGFDMVEGFPVSDRLHLADEGATQKVLVGLTTNLFERFVHVYPRQKEAVSTYMTKYTASF; the protein is encoded by the exons ATGATTGTTGGAACGTTTGGAGGATCGAAAAAACCGGGTAGCTTGGAGGAATTTTTAAGACCTCTAGTTGAGGAAATAAATGATCTTCAGCGAAGAGGTTTGAAGTTTGGAGATAAGCAGATCTCCTTTTCACTTCGTGCCTTTATTGCCGATTCGCCAATGCGGGCCGCTTTGAAAG CTGCCATGAGCTTCAACGCCAAACATGGATGCTTAAAATGCACATGTGTAGGCACTTCAATTGAGGTTGGACCCGACAGCAGGAAAATGATATTCGATTCCATAAACGCAGAACCACGAACGGATGCTGGGTTTAGGCAGAGACTAGATCCATTGCACCATAAAGAATGGCGTACACCACTAGAGGACATCGATGGCTTTGATATGGTCGAAGGTTTTCCTGTATCAGATAGGCTCCACTTAGCAGATGAGGGTGCAACCCAAAAAGTTTTAGTTGGGCTTACGACCAATTTGTTCGAGCGTTTTGTTCACGTTTATCCTAGACAGAAGGAAGCAGTATCTACATACATGACAAAATATACGGCTTCCTTTTGA